GCAGCGCTTCGACGTTGGCGCCTACCTGTTCGAGCAACCGTGGCGTGAGCCCGTCGGCTTGGTCGAGCAGCGCGAGTAACAGGTGCTCGCCGTCCACCTCGGTGTGGCTCAGTCGCGCCGCCTCGCTCTGCGCGGACTGCAACGCTTCCTGCGACTTCTGGGTCAGCCGGTTCATGTCCATTGCCGATCACTCCTTGCGGCCGACGGATTGGTGGATCCACTGCTCCGAAGCGCGAGCTCGAGCTGGGTGATGCGGTCCAAGAGGTCGAGCACCAGGCCGATCGACGCGTAGTTCAGCGACAGGCCGGCCCGCAGCCGCTGGATGCGGGCGATCGTGGCGGGTGCGTCCTGGGTGAACCACACGTCGCCGGCGGAATCTCGTGCGACATCCAACAGTCCGAGCGCGACGTACCGATGAATCAAGTCCGGGTGCAATCCAGTCCGGCGGGTCAGCGTTTCGATGCTGAGCCGAGCGGGCCGGACTAGCGGATAGCTCCGGATCGTCTTCGCCAGGCCGCGTCGCAGGGGAGCGGTCATCTGGATCTCCTCGGATCAAAGGTCGACTCGGCGGCGAGCTTTTCGAATAGACGCTTCTCCTGTGCGGTGAGTTTGGGCGGGACCATGATCTTGACCTCGGCATACAGATCGCCCGGTTTTCCCCTGGGGTTGGGCATCCCTTCGGCCTGCAGCCGCAGCCGTCGTCCGCTCGACGACCCCGGAGGCACCTTGACCTTGGTCTCGCCACCCGGAGTCGTCAGCGGGACCGTCGCACCGAGTGCGCCCTCCCAAGGAGTCACCGGGAGGTCGACGTAGATGTCCCGCTTGGCAAGCCGGTAGCGCGGGTGCGGAGCAATCCTCACCACGAGATACAGGTCGCCGGCAGGACCGTTGCCGCTTCCCCCGCCGCCCTGGCCGGCGAGCCGGATTCGTT
The Mycobacteriales bacterium genome window above contains:
- a CDS encoding chaperone modulator CbpM; its protein translation is MTAPLRRGLAKTIRSYPLVRPARLSIETLTRRTGLHPDLIHRYVALGLLDVARDSAGDVWFTQDAPATIARIQRLRAGLSLNYASIGLVLDLLDRITQLELALRSSGSTNPSAARSDRQWT